A genomic region of Pseudomonas frederiksbergensis contains the following coding sequences:
- a CDS encoding glycosyltransferase family 4 protein → MTRLLVECTYVFEHPQTNSGIQRVVRNVIRELPKKDPSVECIPVVMLNGTLYRVTSLAPLPTPKLDLMSLRIRLEQVANNFWLRQRTLERRRPFRQSLFARRVLYIGCRLFAFACLSIPLRILDRCLRNQEIPTRCTPLQHQPGDQLVLLDSSWHADFFPLAEQLKRDGVGIVSVIYDLIPLTHPQYCDAGLVRVFNDWFDWIARTADGYIAISATIRDQVCDEMLRRVGAEHVRHRWFDYFHLGSELDLCDDASKVDADLQQMFKSKDPVFLMVSTIEPRKNHDYLLDAFELAWAKGSRARLCIAGRIGWKCDALIERIREHPELNARLFMFNTLSDKSLEYAYSKATSLVFPSYVEGFGLPLVEAMQRGLPAMGSDIPVFREIGGEFMAYFDLASPQSLVDLVTHLENTGTFPAARKVSEWRWLGWREASTQLVERILRNLKKTPITVERQHADCP, encoded by the coding sequence ATGACGCGGTTACTGGTCGAGTGCACCTATGTATTCGAGCATCCCCAGACCAATTCCGGGATTCAGCGCGTGGTGCGCAATGTCATCCGCGAGTTACCCAAAAAAGACCCGTCGGTGGAATGCATTCCGGTGGTGATGCTCAACGGAACACTGTATCGAGTGACAAGCCTGGCCCCCCTGCCGACGCCGAAGCTGGACCTGATGAGCCTGCGTATACGGCTTGAGCAAGTCGCCAACAACTTCTGGCTGCGCCAGCGAACCCTCGAACGCCGCCGGCCGTTCCGCCAATCGCTGTTCGCCCGTCGCGTGCTGTACATCGGTTGCCGACTCTTTGCATTCGCCTGCTTGAGCATTCCCTTGCGGATTCTCGATCGCTGCCTGAGGAACCAGGAAATCCCAACCCGTTGCACGCCGCTGCAACACCAACCGGGCGATCAACTGGTGCTGCTGGATTCCTCCTGGCATGCGGATTTTTTCCCCTTGGCCGAACAGCTCAAGCGTGACGGCGTGGGTATCGTTTCGGTGATCTACGACCTGATTCCGCTGACCCATCCGCAGTATTGCGACGCTGGGCTCGTCAGGGTGTTCAATGACTGGTTCGACTGGATCGCCCGCACCGCGGATGGCTATATCGCCATTTCCGCGACCATTCGCGATCAGGTCTGTGATGAAATGCTGCGCCGGGTCGGGGCCGAGCACGTTCGACATCGCTGGTTCGACTACTTCCACCTGGGCAGTGAACTGGACTTGTGCGATGACGCGTCGAAGGTCGACGCAGACCTTCAGCAGATGTTCAAGAGCAAGGACCCGGTGTTCCTGATGGTCAGCACCATCGAGCCGCGCAAGAACCACGACTATCTGCTCGATGCGTTCGAACTGGCCTGGGCCAAAGGGTCGCGGGCACGTCTGTGTATCGCTGGACGCATTGGCTGGAAGTGCGATGCATTGATTGAGCGGATTCGTGAACATCCGGAGCTCAATGCGCGTTTGTTCATGTTCAACACGCTCTCGGACAAGAGTCTGGAGTACGCGTATTCCAAAGCCACATCGCTGGTGTTCCCCTCGTACGTCGAAGGTTTCGGCCTGCCACTGGTGGAAGCGATGCAGCGCGGCTTGCCGGCGATGGGCAGTGACATTCCGGTGTTCCGCGAGATTGGCGGTGAGTTCATGGCCTATTTCGACCTCGCGTCCCCGCAAAGCCTGGTCGATCTGGTCACCCACCTGGAAAACACCGGGACCTTTCCGGCCGCACGCAAGGTAAGCGAGTGGCGCTGGCTTGGTTGGCGCGAGGCCAGTACGCAATTGGTCGAGCGAATCCTGCGCAACCTGAAGAAGACTCCGATCACCGTTGAGAGGCAGCATGCAGATTGCCCTTAA